A window of the Garra rufa chromosome 10, GarRuf1.0, whole genome shotgun sequence genome harbors these coding sequences:
- the stard3nl gene encoding STARD3 N-terminal-like protein, whose amino-acid sequence MDSQCSSSVGSRATIGGVGNINSTPISARIESYEGGEKKCISDVRRTFCLFVTFDLLFVTLLWIIELNVNGGIQEQLKKEVVEYDYHKSFFDIFLLAVFRFAALILAYAVCKLRHWWAIAITTAVTTGFLIVKVVVSKLLSQGAFGYLLPIISFILAWIETWLLDFKVLPQEAGDEIRYLSVQNAQDREPLLYPGPVTDGQFYSPPESMADSDEDLDDKHDLEKPIV is encoded by the exons ATGGACAGCCAATGCAGCAGCAGTGTGGGTTCCCGGGCCACTATAGGGGGTGTGGGCAACATTAACTCAACACCCATTTCTGCCCGTATCGAGTCCTATGAAGGAGGAGAGAAGAAGTGCATCTCTGATGTCCGAAGAACATTTTGCTTGTTTGTGACCTTCGACCTTTTGTTCGTCACCTTGCTGTGGATCATTGAGCTCAAT GTGAATGGAGGCATACAAGAGCAGCTGAAAAAAGAGGTGGTGGAGTATGATTACCACAAATCATTTTTTGACATATTT CTTTTGGCTGTGTTCCGTTTCGCAGCCTTGATTTTGGCCTATGCAGTCTGCAAACTGCGCCATTGGTGGGCCATTGCG ATAACTACAGCAGTCACCACTGGTTTCTTAATAGTGAAAGTAGTTGTATCAAAG CTTCTATCACAAGGAGCGTTTGGGTATTTGTTACCCATTATCTCCTTCATTCTGGCATGGATAGAGACGTGGCTGCTGGACTTCAAAGTTCTTCCCCAGGAGGCTGGTGATGAAATCA GGTATCTTTCAGTGCAGAATGCGCAAGATCGAGAACCTCTTTTATACCCAGGGCCTGTTACAGATGGCCAATTCTACTCGCCTCCGGAGTCCATGGCAG ACTCGGATGAAGACCTTGATGATAAACATGATCTAGAGAAGCCCATCGTCTAA
- the nol7 gene encoding U3 small nucleolar RNA-associated protein NOL7: protein MSELTEPHIESSDDELPEEVAFDASKSAALKTIKDALESVKREKNILKEKRKKRQQLFQEQKKRKLLPQELLEEFDTKLQKKTNPSIKKRINKKVSTTPLDIDKDKEQKSTPEKIAKSLPESYKVTRVKDESASKTLQQKAADFIQSRLYGPGTQRTTNAALLSLNKKRGASQGAAVNFANVKLSAKQRGRIARTNKHFIQHTLTKNC from the exons ATGTCTGAATTGACAGAGCCTCACATTGAATCCAGTGATGATGAACTCCCAGAGGAGGTCGCCTTTGATGCGTCCAAAAGTGCTGCGCTGAAAACCATAAAAGATGCACTGGAATCAGTCAAAAG AGAAAAGAACATACTGAAGGAGAAGCGAAAAAAGAGACAACAGCTGTTTCAAGAGCAAAAG AAGAGAAAACTTCTTCCTCAAGAGCTTTTGGAGGAATTTGATACAAAACTCCAGAA AAAGACAAATCCATCAATCAAGAAACGTATCAACAAAAAGGTATCAACAACGCCATTAGACATCGACAAAG ACAAAGAGCAGAAGTCCACGCCTGAGAAAATTGCAAAAAG TTTACCAGAGAGCTACAAAGTAACGAGGGTAAAGGATGAATCCGCTTCTAAAACACTGCAACAAAAGGCCGCAGACTTCATTCAGTCCCGCCTTTATGGACCAGGAACCCAAAGAACGACTA ATGCAGCCCTTCTGTCCCTCAATAAAAAAAGGGGTGCGAGCCAAGGTGCAGCTGTGAATTTTGCAAATGTAAAATTGA GTGCTAAACAAAGAGGAAGAATTGCAAGGACCAACAAGCATTTTATACAACACACTCTGACAAAGAACTGCTAA
- the epdr1 gene encoding mammalian ependymin-related protein 1, whose product MPGFVVFALVISLSAMVPCLGFPPSVAAAPQPCLAPLQWEGRTVQYDHGTGRNTRAAVSYDAQNQRIRVLEQKTGHTPCKKFFEYIYLFKSGVLFQIEEITKQCAKIALTEAWDPYDIPLNSTYEDQYFIGGPGDMIEVQEWSDRKPARKNEAWVGVYTLKDCYPVQETYAKNSSVTTSTRFFDLQLGISDPGVFDPPSTCQTALTEKMTSDC is encoded by the exons ATGCCAGGCTTTGTTGTTTTTGCACTAGTAATCTCATTGTCCGCGATGGTGCCTTGTCTGGGCTTTCCACCGTCAGTAGCGGCAGCGCCGCAGCCCTGTCTAGCGCCGTTACAGTGGGAGGGTCGGACCGTTCAATATGACCACGGGACGGGGCGAAACACAAGGGCAGCGGTCTCATATGATGCACAGAATCAGCGAATTAGGGTCCTGGAGCAGAAAACAGGACACACACCATGTAAGAA GTTCTTTGAGTACATCTACTTGTTCAAGAGTGGAGTGCTTTTCCAAATTGAGGAAATTACTAAGCAGTGTGCAAAGATCGCTCTGACGGAGGCCTGGGACCCTTATGATATTCCCCTGAACTCCACATACGAGGACCAGTACTTCATTGGAGGACCTGGAGACATGATCGAGGTCCAAGAATGGTCTGATCGGAAACCAGCTCGCAAAA ATGAAGCTTGGGTTGGTGTGTACACTCTGAAGGACTGCTATCCTGTGCAGGAGACATACGCCAAAAACAGTAGTGTGACCACGTCCACTCGCTTCTTTGACCTTCAGCTGGGCATTAGTGACCCTGGGGTGTTCGACCCACCCAGCACCTGCCAAACAGCTCTGACTGAGAAGATGACGTCTGACTGCTGA